DNA from Halomonas sp. GFAJ-1:
CTACTTATTCGTTATTAGAACTTTAACATTCGAACTTCAAAGGATCTCGCCCATGATGAGCGTGACACCGATTCCCGCCCTTAGCGATAACTATATTTGGCTATTGAGACAAGATACCAGTCAAAGCGTTTGCGTAGTGGATCCTGGTGAAGCGGCGCCGGTTATCGAGATTCTGGAGCGAGACTCTCTAAAACTAGACACCATATTAATTACCCACCATCACCACGATCATACCGGTGGGCTGAATGAACTGATTAAACGCTACTCGCCCCGTGTTATCGGTCCTGCTAACTCATCCATCGAAGGTATTGATGTGGCAGTAGGTGAAGGCGACGAAGTAAGAGTCATGGGGCGGCTGTTTGAAGTAATTACGACACCGGGTCACACCCTGGACCACATCAGCTACTTTACACCGGGCATTCCTGCTTTACTGTTCTGCGG
Protein-coding regions in this window:
- a CDS encoding hydroxyacylglutathione hydrolase; this encodes MMSVTPIPALSDNYIWLLRQDTSQSVCVVDPGEAAPVIEILERDSLKLDTILITHHHHDHTGGLNELIKRYSPRVIGPANSSIEGIDVAVGEGDEVRVMGRLFEVITTPGHTLDHISYFTPGIPALLFCGDTLFCAGCGRLFEGSPEQMFASLKKITELPEDTLVFAAHEYTQANLTFARAADPDNKDVEYAWQECEKAWALDRPTLPSTIGRELKINPYLRVSTDSVRQAAGTQGSNDDDLATFTTLREWKNRF